The following is a genomic window from Miscanthus floridulus cultivar M001 chromosome 14, ASM1932011v1, whole genome shotgun sequence.
AAGATTTGCATTTGGGATTAAATGTAGAGTATATTCCATAAGAGCCGGCCCATTTGCTTTTAGATGCGGGaggatttttatttttaaattcgtTTTTTTGCTAAAGTATTTGTCTGAATCTGAATGGAAAAATTACAAAACTATACTACTGCTGCCACCGATTGAGCTTGCAGAATTTTGTTACCGCCGTTTGAATTAGAGGATAATTTCTTTTTATGCCAGCTTATCTTATATAATTAtgctccctccgtttcaaattataaggggTTTATGTGTTTTTACTATTTATCTAGACATAGAATATATCCAAGTGCATaataaaaattatgtatctaaaaaagccaaaatattttataatttgtaATGAAGGAGTAACTTTTATTAgatgaagataaaatttatatGACAATTTTAGAGAAAAAAGAGATATATAGCTTTGTAATTTCTAGATTTTTCATTTGAGGCCGTTTGTAAAAAAATGATACAATGTTTGGATTTGTATTTGTAAATCTGAAATTAAATTAATTATTCAGTATCAAGATGGCTTTAAACGAAAATATTGTAAACAATAAAAGTATAGATCTCTTGagtatgtataatatttgtgtaGACTTATATAATGATGCAAAAATATTTACTTTTCTCAGCACAGTAGCTTAAAGTTATCTATATAATATAATTTCACCATTTTACATATGCAACAGATGGAGCAGTCAGCACACTCCCCCAAAAAAGTTTCCTTCTTAAGAAATCAATTTACTTGATAACACTCgggtggatgacaagtgggtccatctATGTCTATGAATGTGGGTTCAGTGTCAAATCTGCAAACGACCGATGTTTCGAGTCCTATTTTCGCAAATCGCCGATTATTAACAACGTCAAACGTGTATGAACACGATCGCCGGCGGAGGCGGCGATCACCACCACAACCAGAGCGGCTTGACCCTGACCCTGCACCCCCTGTTCACCACAGCGGCGTTCCCGTCCAGCCTGTCGACGGCCACCTCGCACCGGACCTTGACGTCGACGGTCCACGTCCGGAGCACCTTCCCAAAGCGCAGGCGCACGGGCACCCTCGCCTCCACCGTGAGCGGCACGGCGCGGGCGGCCCGGTCGGCGGCGAGCTGCCTCCTCTGCGCGTCCGTGAGGCGCACGCCCTGGCCCCTGATGGCCGCCGCGACCACCGTGACGTTCCGCGGCGCCTGGCGGAACGCGGGCCACGGGCCCGCCGCGAGCCGCTGCCCGGCGTAGGACACCGCGACGTCGCCGCCGGCGCGGTACTCCACGCCCACCTTCCCGTTGCGGCCGTTGTCggcgcgcacggcggcgtcgAGCGCGGGGGAGAGGCCGGCGGCGGGCGGCGAGGCGAGGGCGGTAGCGTCGAGGCCGTGGATGGAGAGCGAGGAGGGCACGGAGAAGGACGGCGCGCGCGGGCGGAAGATGAGGAAGACGGCGCCCGCgaaggcggctgcggcggcgaggaTGGCGAGGAGCGCGGCGCAGGAGAGGCAGCAcgcacggcggaggcggcggcgccgcgCGGGGCGGCCGGCTAGCTTCTTGTAGCGGCGCGCGCGGTCCGGGGGCGGCGAGCGGAGGACCTGGTCTTTCGGCACCTGGATGATGTACGTGCCTGGGGGCGGCGAGAGCGTGAGCGGGCGGTCGTGGAAGAAGGACGGGTGCAGCGGCGTCGTCTCATCCGTGGCCGGCGCTGCCGCGGGGTCGGGGTCGGCGTCGGATTGTTGGAGATGGTGGTGGTCGGGTCGCCGTCGCCCTGGCGGAGGTGGAAGCggggaggaggagggagatggCATGGGGTGGACgcggtcggccatggcggatggcgCTGACTGAGCCGAGGCAGGCGAGCGCGGGGCCGGAGCAGCTTTAGCGTGGGAGTGAATGCTTGCCAGCGTTTTATGTTCATTATGTATTGTATGTGCGCGTGACGGCGACGGAGCCGCGTTGATGGAGACAGGCGAGGGGGAGGACGGAGAAATGTGATGAGATCGAGCAGCGCgtgagacgacgacgacgacgacgaagaagAAATGATCAAATGATGGAGGGCGGGAGACGAAGGAAAGGGACAGGATCGAGCGAGGGAGGAAACTGTCATCTCACGCTCTTCACTGCTCTCGTATAGTGTAAAATGAAATACTAATATTTCTTGAGACCAGGTGCCATGATAGTGTTATCTTCTTTTGATGTGATGCAGGAGTTGTTATGTGTTTGGAGTTTTGACAGAGGATGAAGGCAGAATCGGTCAGAGAAGCATGCATGCATCCTAGGACCTTTTCAGTCCGACATATGTCACGATATTAAAACTATTTAAACTTGTCCACTCTGACGTGGAGTGTTTTAGAGCCAAAAGGACACCTGATTTTTGAAGCGTTGGATCATGATTCATCGTGCCCaagttaaataaaaaaaatacaactacGAGTTGTGTGCCAGTTAAAATGGTTTATGTTTGATCAAATTTCTAGCGAATGATATTTACATTTATtgctccaaataagtttattatgaaaatctatttcataattattaatctaatggtattaatttgatatcataaatactgATAATTTTTAATTTGTATTTGGTCGAAATTAATTAAAATACTTAAACATGACATTGTGCTATAATTGTATTCTTTCTGAGACGAAGGGTATGTTGTCTTCCCTCTACCTTTGCTACTAGGAGCGGATCCACTATACAAGTACTGATGTCATCTCACATCAATGACTCTGTAGAAACATCATATAGACATCTAGAGAAATCAATAAGTGGCACTTATAAATAAGTAAGAGTGAACTTCATCGTGAGTCCTTAAACTTTTCCAACACTTCTCACctaggtccataaacttttttTCGCTCATCTGGGTAGGGTTCAAACTAGATTCGAGGTCTTGGGTGGGCTTAGAAGAAAATCTGATGAATCTAGGGGTAGAGGCCAAACCAACGGTGGTGGTGGACATGGGGCGGCGAGGGCGAGGTGGCAGTGAGACCGTCGTTTGAGAAGTGGAGGAAGGTTGTTAGACAGGCAAGGATAAGAGTGTCAATGTAATAGCCTGGTGTGGTCGGGTCAAGGTAATGGTGGGTGGCGGCGATAGGTTTAACGACCGAGAGCCATTGAACACGAAGCAGGTGGATGGAGCGGGGGCGACGTCACAGACCATGACCAAGTAGTGTTAAAGAAGAAACGTAGCAAATAGTGGAAAatctagaaaaaaaatatatcattAATGTCACTCCTACTTAGGGCTTCTCTCTAGCTCCAGCTCTGGCTCGTCCAGAGAAATCCTACCAAACATTTTGTAGGAGGAGCCACCTCACCTCCAGAGCGGTTAGCGAAGTATTGAAGTCTGCCGGTTAAAGCCCTAAGTTGCTGATCGAGTGAGCGAGATTATGTGTGAGCTTAGTTATCAGTTGGTGATACCCTGAGTTAGAATTGATTTAATTTGCAAATCATCAGCTTAATCTGGATGAAGGCCGAGTCAGATAGTAAGGACACGCGTTGCACATCCTATGACATTTTTATTTGGCATAACATATACACGAAAACATTTGATTTCATCAGGGTGCTATATTCCAAGACACGATCGATGTAATAACAAATACTTAAAATATTTAAGGAATTGGTGGCTGGTGGGGCCGGACTATATATACTCATGAATGAaggggaaaaaagaaagaaagaaagaaagaaaggatttgAGCTTGATTAAGACGGCGCAATGTTTGTTGATTTTGCAACGGCAGGCGCTGCCAGGCGTTacccaccatgcatgcatttggaAGCAGATAGCTAGCTTCTCCGTGCTTGAGCCCTCTGCTAACTTTCTAGTAGGTCGTTGGAGTGTGTGAGGCAGGCAACAACAATGCGTCTATATAATTTGCATTCGTGCTTCCAGCTGCATTTCTTTTAAttaatttgttttctttttgaaACGAATTACAGGCCAGCTATGcattatatatttcattactggCCGGTATATACGAGTACAATGCATGCAGGAACATGAGGAATTGAATAAAACAAGTCTTCCAAACAGTTCCGAATCTGCGTTGACACATTCTCTGGTTGTGCTGTCAAATCTCGTGCGGTAGCGGTGAAGTTTGTATGTAGGCGAGCCGCACGAGCAACGAACTGGTCAGGTcgcaagcttcaccgccacaaaAGCGTACCAAGGGAGATGCTATAGCACGCAATCGCGTGTGTAGACACGATCGACCCAGTTCATCTTGGCACGCATCGCATGTGCATGTCCCTAGCTACTAGCAGGTCTCAATACCAAAGCTGTCGATGACCCAATTGACCAGACAATCACATGCACGACCATCTGCAAACCGATTGTTTTCGTTTTCTTATCATGCATACATCACATACATGCATACTACAAACAAAATTCCAAGCATACAGAGAACACACTATCCGTTTCTGTACAAACATAAAAAATTCCTAGCAAGGTGGGTGGTAACCCACCACCACACCAGAGCCATTTATGTTTAAGTTTGATGTATTAGCAATTTATATATGTTTCAGTTTAATCCAGAGAAGCACTAAGTACAGCATGAAAAATACGATAACCAGAATTGGCATACCAGTTGCTTCTTCGCATGCAACAGAAAGGCCGGTCCCACAATTCCTCCATTCTGCTCCATCGTGTAGGGGAATTTGGTGGGGCTTTCACTGCTACAAAAAGTATTTCTAGGAGCGGCTGGTAAACCTTTGTAGGGGCGATTTGCCTAGCCGCCCCTACACAAGGTCTCTACAAATcctatatttgtaggggcggttcccaggctgcccctacaaatcgatttgtaggggcggcttttattaccagccgctcctacaaatagatttgtaggggcggcttgtgttaccagccgcccctacaaacaggtatttgtaggggcggttcaatctagaaccgcccctacagtacgttttcccgcaaaaaaattaaatttacaattcaaaatcacgttgccgaacgtaccacgaccaatgttccgaaccgcgttcgcgttgccgaacgccccgcgactgcgactacaagcacaagagtattctataaactacaattacaagtccaattcacaagaatatatacaatccatcattaaatatataaattcatatacattgttatcaacgtcctagagctagtctttcagtctcacgaaggtgttggtactggggatttgtacctaactcagactctcgatcATAGTAGGCGCCTCTggcgtgtacaatctggtccaatatgaagttgcaaaggtcaccgatgagctctaagagttggtcatccttgtatgggtctcttttcattcctttctcttctctccactacaagagaacaagtttcggtttagtatttcatatcatttatgaagtttttatactacgggtgaagaggttcaaacttacccttaagaagtgtctcctataggcaccggtgttactcattatagaacatatatagtatccacaatgtacactcccaggcttttgcttggggtactgtgtgttttgcatatgaaagtgttaagtaatgcttttgacagccatgtaatagagtattaaagaagtaagttacacttaccgcacatattgtttttatagctagcttttcctttcttgctggatcatgcctcctatgatgattagtgacatagaacctaaatgctctgaattattttagaaaatacaacttgttagtatccaaaagtgaatgttacaagtatgtatacaaacatataagctaatgaggattatcgatatgtatacgtcttgagaatcgatatgaagtctttgtatgtcgccgggtccttatctaatgaatcaaagacccatgccatgctcctcccgacatcgacggctatacaaatccagtggttcctgcatggatttaatcatagaactagataaactcttttgcatcgaataaaatatatcgaacaaagctttaagtatagagttgagcttactcgaagttgtatgataGCCATATAGTaaagtgttgttggagatttttgaaagccaaggcaatgtatgccgtaaccttaagggactcttcccttagtttcgccgtacggatgtgctctttctcccgaagagtctttgcagcagctagctctttggcatcaagtgtccaccatttagggtaattaaaatttgtttgggctatagcttgagggtccacatacccgacttttacacttggcatttgtttgacaatgtgcacttgcattctacaaatcacggcgtgggttagttacaacaaaattcaaagattacattcatatcatatcgagagaacaaggacttacaggcaccacgtgcgaattagattcatctccatttctcccaggtggaagcatgtttgcatgtcattgaagtcaaagacaattttctcggctgggcttccaaatgtgccggtgggaaagcatgcttgtatgatatttattctcgttgggagaacacgcaagtaccaatcatggaactttctcattccaagtggtaggcgctgtatgtcctagtttggtaggaagggcttgcctcttt
Proteins encoded in this region:
- the LOC136505862 gene encoding NDR1/HIN1-like protein 13; its protein translation is MADRVHPMPSPSSSPLPPPPGRRRPDHHHLQQSDADPDPAAAPATDETTPLHPSFFHDRPLTLSPPPGTYIIQVPKDQVLRSPPPDRARRYKKLAGRPARRRRLRRACCLSCAALLAILAAAAAFAGAVFLIFRPRAPSFSVPSSLSIHGLDATALASPPAAGLSPALDAAVRADNGRNGKVGVEYRAGGDVAVSYAGQRLAAGPWPAFRQAPRNVTVVAAAIRGQGVRLTDAQRRQLAADRAARAVPLTVEARVPVRLRFGKVLRTWTVDVKVRCEVAVDRLDGNAAVVNRGCRVRVKPLWLWW